From the genome of Fundulus heteroclitus isolate FHET01 chromosome 7, MU-UCD_Fhet_4.1, whole genome shotgun sequence, one region includes:
- the zic2a gene encoding zinc finger protein ZIC 2a has translation MLLDAGHQFPGLGVGSFARHHSASEMQDRDLSLAQNSFVDSAHMGAFKLNHDLSPGQSSAFTTQAPGYPAAALGAHAAHVTSYASSPFNSTRDFLFRSRGFGESSPASGQHAIFGPTAGSLHHSHTDTQSHILFPGIHDQHGSHGSPNVLNGQMRLGLPGEVFGRSEQYHQVSSPRTDPYSAAQLHNQYGSMNMNMGMNMAAHHHHHPGAFFRYMRQQCIKQELICKWIDPEQLSNPKKCCNKTFSTMHELVTHVSVEHVGGPEQTNHICFWEDCARESKPFKAKYKLVNHIRVHTGEKPFPCPFPGCGKVFARSENLKIHKRTHTGEKPFQCEFEGCDRRFANSSDRKKHMHVHTSDKPYLCKMCDKSYTHPSSLRKHMKVHESTPSASDSSPAASSGYESSTPPGLVSPTTETQSNTTLSPASAVHNTTSHSGLSSNFSEWYV, from the exons ATGTTACTGGATGCTGGCCACCAGTTCCCCGGACTGGGAGTGGGCTCGTTTGCCAGGCATCACTCTGCGAGCGAGATGCAGGACAGAGACTTGAGTTTGGCGCAGAACAGCTTTGTAGACTCCGCACACATGGGTGCGTTCAAGCTGAACCACGATCTCTCCCCGGGACAGAGCTCTGCCTTCACCACCCAGGCGCCTGGCTACCCCGCTGCGGCTCTGGGGGCCCACGCCGCCCATGTCACGTCGTACGCGAGCTCCCCCTTCAACTCCACCAGGGACTTTCTCTTCCGCAGCCGCGGCTTCGGAGAATCCTCTCCGGCGAGCGGCCAGCACGCTATTTTTGGCCCCACGGCGGGGTCCCTTCACCACTCCCACACAGACACTCAGAGCCACATTCTCTTCCCCGGCATCCACGACCAGCACGGCTCCCACGGTTCCCCGAATGTCCTAAACGGCCAGATGAGGCTCGGGCTGCCGGGTGAGGTGTTCGGGCGCTCCGAGCAGTACCACCAGGTCTCCAGCCCCAGGACCGACCCGTACTCCGCCGCGCAGCTCCACAACCAGTACGGCTCCATGAATATGAACATGGGCATGAACATGGCAGCCCACCATCACCATCACCCCGGTGCCTTTTTCCGCTACATGAGGCAGCAGTGCATCAAGCAGGAGCTCATCTGCAAGTGGATCGACCCGGAGCAGCTGAGCAACCCCAAGAAGTGCTGCAACAAAACTTTCAGCACCATGCACGAGCTGGTCACGCACGTCTCCGTGGAGCACGTCGGCGGCCCGGAGCAGACCAACCACATCTGCTTCTGGGAGGACTGCGCCCGGGAGAGCAAGCCGTTCAAGGCGAAATACAAACTGGTGAATCACATTCGGGTGCACACGGGGGAGAAGCCCTTCCCGTGCCCGTTCCCCGGCTGCGGCAAGGTCTTCGCCCGCTCGGAGAACTTGAAGATCCACAAGAGAACGCACACAG gAGAGAAACCGTTCCAGTGTGAGTTTGAGGGCTGTGACAGAAGATTCGCAAACAGCAGCGACCGAAAGAAACACATGCACGTTCACACGTCGGACAAGCCATATCTGTGCAAAATGTGCGACAAGTCCTACACACACCCCAGCTCTCTACGAAAACACATGAAG GTCCACGAATCCACTCCATCTGCGTCAGACTCATCGCCAGCTGCGAGCTCCGGCTACGAATCGTCCACACCCCCGGGCCTGGTGTCCCCCACCACCGAGACGCAAAGCAACACCACCCTGTCCCCAGCATCAGCTGTACACAACACCACCAGCCACAGTGGCCTGTCCTCCAATTTCAGTGAATGGTATGTGTAG